The DNA segment tctgaccctgtagatggcaaccccatagatggcagcccaccaggctcccccgtccctgggattctccaggcaagaacactggagtgggttgccatttccttctctaaaacacgaaagcaaaaagtgaaagtgaagtcactcttcgagacaccatggactgcagtcttccaggctcctccgcccgtgggattttccaggcaagagtactggcgtggggtgccattgccttctccccttgtcagattactgtgaagattaaatgaaataatgctataaaATGACCTCAGCATAGTCGTGGCCTGGGGGCCTGCTCCATAAATGTGAGCAATGATTGTGATTATTATCCCAAGGGTACTCAGATGCTGTCCCGGGGTAGGCTGCACCCCAGCTAAAGCCCTGTTACCTCCAGGCTCCCACCTTGTCTCTGTTGGTGTCGCACAAGACCTGCTAAGCTGGGCTCAGGGTCCCGGTGTGGAgaagcagggacagaggagggagtTAGGATTCCACTCCCAGCTGCCTGCCTGGGGAAGGGGGCCGGGAGTCTGTCTCTGGCTCTGGTTCACAGCCCCACGGCGGTGGCTGCCCGCTTTCTCACGTGGACCTCAGGTCTGCTCAGGGCCAAGCAGGGCCTGGCTGAGGCTCTCGTTGAGTCTTTCATCTCTAAAGGTCAAAGCTGCGCATGGGAGCTGAAAGGATTGGGAGTGGTCCAGGTTCTTGAAACAGACCtctgcccagcccagcctggccctCCAGGGTCTGCAGGTTTCTGAGCGTGGAGGCCCTATCATGCTAgtgtctttttccttctctgtgtgctGGGCGACCCCAAGATGGGAGAAGGGGCAGGATTGGATATACCCGGGTAAGTTTGCCTTTGGGAAGGAGAAGCAAAAGTCAACCTTAGAGTAAAAGGCATAAAAGGCACGGGTGTGTGAGTGACCAGGCCCAGCTGGAGTGATGCCACCCCCAGACCCTCAGTCCTGCAGTCTCTTCCGAATCACCGACCACGAGCCCTGGCCTCAGGCCTGCGGCTTGGGAGCTCGCCTCTTGCTCACGAACCCTCTTCAGGGCAAGGCCCAGACTGGTAGCCAGCCTCCACCACTGTGCTCTgcaggtgggggtgtgggggtccCAGGTCAGACTTCCCCTTCCTCATTTCTACATATTTGGACACCCTCTTCAGGGGTCCTGCcatgagaaggaagggagggtggTTCTGGCCACACTTCCTGGGAACTAAGAGGTAAGCAGGCATCTCGTGTCTAAGATGAGCTCTGTGAAAGCCTTGGGGCCTGTGGGATGGATccttagcattttaaaattttattatgactgcgtttgtttaaatatatatatatatttatagctcTATGTGCCCAccgccccccagcccctcctcagcCCTAGTTTTTCCCCTTGGCTTTCTGTCTGGTGGCCGTGTAGGGCAGCACCGTCTGCGTGCTCTTGTCCGACACCGTTTGGGTACTGCTATTCCTCGTGACCCTGCGGGTCTGCTCAGGGACCGAGGTGGGGCCTGAGCGGCGTCCAGTCAGTGGAGAGCGCCTGGGCTTGTAGGGAGCTGAGGAGGGCTTGAGGGGGCCAGCAGGGGCCTCTGTGTGGGGAGGCTCCGGGGACAGGCCCCCCTCCTCCTCTGCGGCCTCCTCCTCGCCGTCGCCCTCCTCGTCATCACAGCACAGAGCGTGGTAGAGCACTTTGTCGCTGAACCGCACCCTTTCCCGCGTCCCCGGGGTCCGCTGGGGCGGCTGGCCCTTCACAGGGCCGGCGCTGAAGGCCTCCTCACTGGAGGAGTCCGGGGTCTCCACCCGGGGCCCGTTGGGGATGGGCAGGCCACCGTTCATGAGCCGGTAGTCCGGGCCGGCCCCCGGCCGGGTCGACTCGGGGCCGTCCACGGAGTCTGAGGGGGTGGAgatgtccaggaaggagcagaacTCCCAGCTGTCCGAGAGGATGTCGGCCGTCATGAAGTCCAGGTGGCCCAGGTCAAAGGGGCCGCCCACGCCTGCCTTGTCGCTGCTGGAGGTGCTGCTCACAGTGGCTGTGGTCCAGTCATCTGGCTCCAGTTCAAAGTCGAAGTCCGAGGTTAGTTTATCGATCTGGCTCACCACCTGGCCGGGCAAGGGGAGAGGAGTGAGGGGCCAGTATCACCAAGGTGCGAGTGTGCCCTGTCCCACCTTTGGCTAATGACCCTGCAGGACACGGGTGGACTTGAGTTCACAGGTTTGTTCCCCCTGTTGAGGGCCAAAGCTGGACCTGGGTGAGCACAGCTGGTTCGGGCCATCTGCCTGTTTTCCACCCCTCAGTGCCTCTGGCAGAGGGAAGGTGCCTTCCAGCCCTGCACCCCGTCCATTCACACACAACCCCTCCTGCCCCAAAGCCAGCTGCTGTTCTGGGGGGCAGCCCTATTTCTCAGAGTTGGATCTTCCTTTGATTGGGGACCATTTGAAACAGGGCTGAGAGACTCCAGCAAGTCCATCCAGTTGCAGGATGAGCAGCCCACCCACCCTTGGAGAGGAAATTAGATGTGAGAACCGCAAACAGACTCTGCCCAGGCTTTCTGAAACATCCTGGACCGGCCTCTGCAGCAGGTCAGAAACTGGCCCCCATGGGTCTCTACCACCCTGCCCCTACATAGATAGCCCTAgagcttcctctctcctccctttccccactgCTTGATGAGTGGAGATCAATCCTGGCTTGTAGGGGAAGGAATAAAGCAAGCATTATTTGGTAAGCAGTAAGAAAACCATCCATCCTGGGCCCAGAGCTGCTTGTTAAATGCACTCAGGCTGCAGAGGTCAGTGCACCCGCCTGGCCCTGCTCTGTACAGGTGGCCCTGCCTCAGGATGACCCCTCGCCGAGGCCGGGTCAGCACAGACACCAGCGATGAAGACagtgaaggaggaagggagacccaggcagagacacagggagaagacagagCAAGGCAGGGAGAGGAGATGCAGGCCAGAATCCAAACcagcaaaacaacaacagaagcaaAGCGGGAGGACCAGAGACCCAGGGACAAAGACAGACACAGTGAGTCATCAGGCCCCGGGAGGCAGCTCCCAGCCCTCTCAGAGCTCTCTCCCTGGGCCGGAGTGGTCAGTCAGTTCATTAACTAAGGAAGTCCCTCATTCAACAAACCTTTACTGAAGTCAACTGCTGTCCAGGGACATGCTAGGGGTTCGGCAAGGAGTGGGGTTGGTGAGTGCTCCGAAGTACAAGAGGAAAGCCAGGGTGAAGATGGCCGGCCAGGAGCCTGGCTCGGTGGGGTGTCTGCCTCATCGGGAGCCAGAGACCTGCTCAGTCACTTTCCCCCTCTGGGTCTCGGTTTCTCAATCTGCGAACAGGGAGTTGGGCGGCTTATCTATCTCCAAGTTTCCTTCCATCTTTAAGGTTCTAGGACTCTGTGCTTAGAGGACTTGAGACACTCTTTGGGGGAGTCAGTGCCTAGGGATGCCCACTTCCCACAGCCCCAGACTAGGGGTGAAAGGAACTCTTGGCAGAGGCCTATGGAAGAGATGGGGGCATAAAGACCCCCAAGTTCCTGATTTGGACATCAAATGCTCTATGTGTCTTTGAGTAACTCACATAACCTCTCCGGACTTCAGCTTCAGTCACACCAAGGGGGTATGGAAATCCCGGCCCTGCCAGCCTCACTAGAGCTTCCTGGGGAGCAGTGAGAGGCCACTGCTCCCAATGCCCTAGGGCTCTCTGGGGGCACTGGTGATAGAAGTGACATCATCTCCCAGCTCTGAGCACCTACTACGTGTCAGGCTTTCCACCCACGAGATCATCATGGCCTGGATTTATAGATGACGGGCCCAAGCGACCAGTCACTAGGGACCTGAGATTCCTACCCCCACCAGCCCTGCAACACTGCACACGGCTGAAGTGCTGCCATGATTTCTGGGCCTGGACAGCCAATGAGTATAAACTCCATCCTCCAGTCTGGTCACCCCTTCTTATGCCCTCCACTGCCCAGAATGACTCCTATACCTCAGAGAAGCTTGCATCCCCCTGAAACCTTTGTGTAAACCAAGCCCCATCTGAGAGCTAGTGGGAGCCCTGGCCTCAAGTAGGGGCTCTCAAACCCAAAGGTAGGGGCTCTCAAACCCAAATGCACAGAAGTAGgggatgtatatatacacataactgattcattttgtcaTGCAGCAGAAAATGACACAACCttgtaaggcaattatactctaatgaaaacagacaaaaaaacccCAGACGTGCATCAGCCAACTCCCAGTGTTCCATGCAGGAGGTCCTGGTGGGGCTCGAGAGTTGCATATCTGACAAGCTTCGAGATGGTTCACCTGCTGCTGGTGGTGCAGGAACAGACTTGGAGGA comes from the Budorcas taxicolor isolate Tak-1 chromosome 10, Takin1.1, whole genome shotgun sequence genome and includes:
- the INSYN1 gene encoding inhibitory synaptic factor 1 isoform X2 codes for the protein MKMVIGQLEDILRELKEVAKELREVVSQIDKLTSDFDFELEPDDWTTATVSSTSSSDKAGVGGPFDLGHLDFMTADILSDSWEFCSFLDISTPSDSVDGPESTRPGAGPDYRLMNGGLPIPNGPRVETPDSSSEEAFSAGPVKGQPPQRTPGTRERVRFSDKVLYHALCCDDEEGDGEEEAAEEEGGLSPEPPHTEAPAGPLKPSSAPYKPRRSPLTGRRSGPTSVPEQTRRVTRNSSTQTVSDKSTQTVLPYTATRQKAKGKN
- the INSYN1 gene encoding inhibitory synaptic factor 1 isoform X1; its protein translation is MNIRGTPDLGQPSDDPSSGGERERIRQRMKMVIGQLEDILRELKEVAKELREVVSQIDKLTSDFDFELEPDDWTTATVSSTSSSDKAGVGGPFDLGHLDFMTADILSDSWEFCSFLDISTPSDSVDGPESTRPGAGPDYRLMNGGLPIPNGPRVETPDSSSEEAFSAGPVKGQPPQRTPGTRERVRFSDKVLYHALCCDDEEGDGEEEAAEEEGGLSPEPPHTEAPAGPLKPSSAPYKPRRSPLTGRRSGPTSVPEQTRRVTRNSSTQTVSDKSTQTVLPYTATRQKAKGKN